One window of the Anaeromyxobacter dehalogenans 2CP-C genome contains the following:
- the gluQRS gene encoding tRNA glutamyl-Q(34) synthetase GluQRS codes for MSSRGRFAPSPTGPLHLGNARTALLSWLAARTAGSAYVMRVEDLDGPRVRPGLEARILEELRWLGLDWDEGPDVGGPLGPYRQSERLPRYAAALERLRAAGLAYPCFCSRAEIAAASQAPHGASDEGPRYPGTCRELSPAEVARRSASRRPAWRLRVEPGPVAFEDGVHGPVAHDVAAEVGDFVVARADGVPAYQLAVVVDDAAMQVGEVVRGDDLLPSTARQLLLYRALDLAPPRFAHVPLVVGPDGARLAKRHGALSLGELRSRGADPRAVVALLAGLSGLAAGHPHDACTPRELIGRFSLARLPRAPAVLSPERIAALLP; via the coding sequence GTGTCCAGCCGCGGCCGCTTCGCTCCTTCCCCCACCGGACCCCTGCACCTCGGCAACGCGCGCACCGCGCTCCTGTCGTGGCTGGCGGCGCGCACCGCCGGGTCGGCCTACGTCATGCGGGTGGAGGACCTGGACGGCCCGCGCGTGCGGCCCGGCCTGGAGGCCCGGATCCTGGAGGAGCTGCGCTGGCTCGGGCTGGACTGGGACGAGGGCCCGGACGTGGGGGGGCCGCTCGGCCCGTACCGCCAGTCGGAGCGGCTGCCGCGCTACGCCGCCGCGCTGGAGCGGCTCCGCGCCGCAGGGCTCGCCTACCCGTGCTTCTGCTCGCGCGCCGAGATCGCGGCGGCCTCGCAGGCGCCGCACGGCGCCTCGGACGAGGGGCCGCGCTACCCCGGCACCTGCCGCGAGCTCTCCCCCGCAGAGGTGGCCCGGCGCTCGGCGAGCCGCCGGCCGGCCTGGCGCCTGCGCGTGGAGCCGGGGCCGGTCGCGTTCGAGGACGGGGTGCACGGCCCGGTGGCGCACGACGTCGCGGCCGAGGTGGGCGACTTCGTGGTGGCGCGGGCCGACGGCGTGCCGGCCTACCAGCTCGCGGTGGTGGTGGACGACGCGGCCATGCAGGTGGGGGAGGTGGTCCGCGGCGACGACCTCCTGCCGTCCACGGCGCGCCAGCTCCTCCTCTACCGGGCGCTCGACCTCGCGCCCCCGCGGTTCGCGCACGTGCCGCTCGTGGTCGGCCCCGACGGCGCGCGGCTCGCGAAGCGGCACGGCGCGCTCTCGCTGGGCGAGCTCCGGTCGCGCGGCGCGGACCCGCGCGCGGTGGTCGCGCTGCTGGCCGGGCTCTCGGGCCTGGCGGCCGGCCACCCGCACGATGCGTGCACCCCGCGGGAGCTGATCGGCCGCTTCTCGCTGGCGCGGCTCCCGCGCGCACCCGCGGTCCTCTCCCCGGAACGGATCGCGGCGCTCCTCCCGTGA
- a CDS encoding tRNA-(ms[2]io[6]A)-hydroxylase: protein MIAYTARVRLLRSPTDPRWTAVALAELDRTLQDHAHCEKKAAASALKLVADHPERAAMVRALAKLAQEELQHFLAVLAELGRRGTALPPDEGDPYAQALLRHVRGGPRPEDRLVDRLLVGALIEARSCERLSLLAGALPDPRLRELYARLAQSEAGHERLFVDLAREVDPAADARLEALAAEEARVVAALPLLPRIH, encoded by the coding sequence GTGATCGCGTACACTGCGCGCGTGCGCCTGCTCCGCTCGCCCACCGACCCGCGCTGGACCGCCGTCGCGCTCGCCGAGCTGGACCGCACGCTGCAGGACCACGCGCATTGCGAGAAGAAGGCGGCGGCGAGCGCGCTGAAGCTGGTGGCCGATCACCCCGAGCGCGCCGCGATGGTGCGGGCGCTCGCGAAGCTCGCGCAGGAGGAGCTGCAGCACTTCCTGGCGGTGCTGGCCGAGCTGGGCCGGCGGGGCACGGCGCTGCCGCCCGACGAGGGCGATCCGTACGCGCAGGCGCTCCTGCGCCACGTGCGCGGCGGCCCGCGGCCCGAGGACCGGCTGGTCGATCGGCTGCTGGTGGGCGCGCTCATCGAGGCGCGGAGCTGCGAACGCCTGTCGCTGCTCGCCGGCGCGCTTCCGGACCCGCGGCTGCGGGAGCTGTACGCGCGGCTGGCGCAGTCGGAGGCCGGCCACGAGCGGCTGTTCGTGGACCTGGCGCGCGAGGTGGACCCCGCCGCCGACGCGCGGCTCGAGGCGCTCGCCGCGGAGGAGGCGCGGGTGGTGGCGGCCCTGCCGCTCCTGCCCCGCATCCACTGA